A stretch of Bombus huntii isolate Logan2020A chromosome 7, iyBomHunt1.1, whole genome shotgun sequence DNA encodes these proteins:
- the LOC126868051 gene encoding 39S ribosomal protein L28, mitochondrial produces the protein MSMKHLGKKLYYIPRPTRWTKGIGAALPEEYKKFWKEWKMQTPSAVHYIEQKGRYVKNEETEEVYPVQNVPLPLLYPKEFHEGLWGGEAIIQGFTKKHKYARRYPRFWFPTLKKSVVYSEVLDKYISVVVTNRTIDLINEHYGFDHYLLKTPACDLKSELALKIKRQILLSLLDKTLYPDDPVKKEEIYNKYKEYLTAYTRGEIEWYGLTYKEACQKFIKQNEEKNEVKPLKLQYRSELIAQLKEEESQIVAKKPSVWKLPWNPFTSSKSN, from the exons atgtcaATGAAACATCTGGGCAAG aaattatattacataccAAGACCTACACGATGGACAAAAGGAATTGGTGCAGCATTACCagaagaatataaaaagttTTGGAAAGAATGGAAAATGCAAACACCATCTGCTGTTCACTAtatagagcaaaagggcagatatgtaaaaaacgaagaaacagaAGAAGT ATATCCAGTTCAAAATGTACCATTACCCTTATTATATCCTAAGGAATTTCATGAAGGACTATGGGGTGGTGAAGCTATCATACAAGGTTTTACAAAGAAGCACAAATATGCTCGCAGATACCCTCGCTTTTGGTTTCCTACTCTTAAAAAGTCCGTAGTTTATAGTGAAGTTCTAGATAAATACATAAGTGTTGTTGTTACCAATAGGACTAttgatttaataaatgaaCATTATGGTTTTGATCACTATTTGTTAAAG acTCCTGCCTGTGATTTAAAGTCCGAGCTTGCACTAAAAATAAAACGTCAGATACTTTTGTCATTGCTTGATAAAACATTATATCCAGATGATCctgttaaaaaagaagaaatttataataaatataaagaatatttaacaGCT TATACACGAGGTGAAATTGAATGGTATGGTTTAACATATAAGGAAGCTTGTCAGAAATtcataaaacaaaatgaagaaaaaaacgaagtGAAACCTTTAAAACTTCAATACAGGTCTGAGTTAATTGCCCAACTTAAGGAAGAAGAAAGTCAGATAGTTGCAAAGAA aCCTTCAGTATGGAAGCTACCCTGGAATCCTTTCACTTCTTCAAAATCGAATTAA
- the LOC126868046 gene encoding translation initiation factor eIF-2B subunit epsilon, which produces MTTKMGKKQIIQAVVLADDFITSLTPVQDIFPTILMPVINIPVLDYLVETLIKSRVQELFLYCSNHVDLIRAYIKQKKWFKISVSLIVSDTCTSLGDALRDIDTKGSIRGNFILIRGDAFINADLTNLLINHCAKLKEDKGASMTMVLRNIGSMNESFLKHESCLVVSDKSSKKILHYNIIRKDLKKVKLELNWFLDHSEIEINTCFMDTHVYLCSPSVLPLFSDNFDFQTMEDFIRGVLMNEEILNSRIYWQQLNPQDYSLPIVSWNAYHTLNRDILNRHSFPLTPNAIPLLKDFIYMPRSTYKHKNATLAKGCVLEKDSILCQNSILGNNTSVTRSIIGNHCLVGSNVTIKNSYILSDSKIEDNCTIVNSIVFPNCFIKENTQISGCILCPKTIIRTSKEYIDSIIESENDKISIKTISEIDPCNEFQLFKNYDTLENDNYVPINTDTSSIDEDSECNFIADDTSLFLSEVIDSLLRGFQDQLNCENLILEINSSRYAYNVTMNKVTYNVIKAILSLPFHYLSEEKEILTNLDYHKNLKRVVTYFYPIILNYVKTEDAQDDCLHAIEEVASTTPELLPFLQLLLHMLYDRDVLSEEKILEWYESKDKDIDSHEKNKVRAAVQPFIKWLEEAEEDSSDSEND; this is translated from the exons atgACTACAAAAATGGGGAAGAAACAAATTATACAGGCTGTAGTTCTTGCAGATGATTTTATAACGAGCTTGACACCTGTACAAGATATATTCCCAACTATATTAATGCctgtaataaatattccaGTGTTAGATTATTTGGTGGAAACACTGATTAAATCCAGAGTGCAAGAATTATTCCTTTATTGTAGTAACCATGTAGACTTGATAAGAGCATACATCAAACAGAAAAAATGGTTTAAAATATCAGTTTCTTTAATTGTATCAGATACTTGTACTTCTCTTGGAGATGCTCTTAGAGATATTGATACAAAAGGTTCAATTCgtggtaattttattcttataaGAGGAGATGCATTTATTAATGCTGATCTTACCAATCTTTTAATCAATCATTGTGCAAAACTGAAAGAAGATAAAGGTGCATCCATGACCATGGTACTAAGAAATATTGGATCTATGAATGAATCTTTCCTGAAGCATGAATCATGTTTGGTAGTTTCTGACAAAAGTAGCAAAAAGATTctacattataatataatacggaAAGATTTGAAGAAAGTGAAGTTAGAATTAAATTGGTTTTTGGATCATAGTGAGATTGAAATTAACACTTGTTTTATGGATACTCATGTTTATTTATGTTCTCCTTCTGTGTTACCATTATTCTCTGACAATTTTGATTTCCAA ACAATGGAAGATTTCATTCGAGGAGTGTTGATGaatgaagaaattttaaattctcGAATTTATTGGCAACAATTAAATCCTCAGGATTATAGTCTGCCAATTGTATCATGGAATGCATATCATACTCTTAACCGAGACATTCTGAACAGACATAGTTTCCCACTTACACCAAATGCTATTCCACttttaaaagattttatttatatgccAAGAAGCACGTATAAACATAAAAATGCCACTCTTGCTAAAGGTTGTGTATTAGAGAAAGATAGCATATTGTGCCAAAATAGTATTCTTGGGAATAATACGTCTGTTACAAGATCAATTATTGGAAATCACTGTTTGGTAGGGTCTAATGTAACAATTAagaattcttatattttatcagATAGTAAAATTGAAGATAATTGTACTATTGTAAATAGTATAGTATTTCcaaattgttttattaaagaaaacaCACAAATAAGTGGATGTATATTATGTCCTAAAACAATTATTCGTACTTCAAAGGAGTATATTGATTCTATCATAGAATCAGAAAATgacaaaatttctataaaaacaaTATCAGAAATTGACCCATGTAATGAATTTCAACTCTTTAAGAATTATGATACActagaaaatgataattatGTGCCTATAAATACAGATACATCAAGTATTGATGAAGATTCtgaatgtaattttattgCAGATGACACAAGCTTGTTCTTATCTGAGGTTATTGATAGCTTATTAAGAGGTTTTCAAGATCAACTTAATTGTGAAAActtaattttagaaataaattcttCAAGATATGCATACAATGTCACTATGAACAAAGtaacatataatgttattaaaGCCATATTAAGTTTACCTTTCCATTACCTTtcagaagaaaaggaaattctAACTAACCTAGATTaccataaaaatttaaaacgtGTGGTAACATATTTTTATCCAATTATCTTGAATTATGTTAAAACAGAAGATGCACAAGATGACTGTTTACATGCAATAGAAGAGGTTGCAAGTACAACTCCAGAACTGTTACCATTTTTGCAACTTTTATTGCATATGCTTTATGATAGAGATGTATTATCAGAAGAAAAAATTTTAGAATGGTATGAATCTAAAGATAAAGATATAGATTCACATGAGAAGAATAAAGTGAGAGCAGCAGTACAACCATTCATTAAATGGTTAGAAGAAGCTGAAGAAGATTCTAGTGACAGTGAAAATGATTAA